A region from the Candidatus Methylomirabilota bacterium genome encodes:
- a CDS encoding DUF1003 domain-containing protein yields MAPETRPTVRCPICRELHNPRDMLQGELVRPPIVELIRKTCPEWGPEQPICFSCMSRSRTEYVARVLEEQRGDLSRLNVETLRSLREQEALAIDVNERFDSQLTYGERLADKVAEFGGSWRFIIGFGAVLVAWITINTVALLRHPFDPYPYILLNLVLSCLAAIQAPVIMMSQNRQEAKDRLHAQHDYQVNLKAELEIRQLHWKLDQLLTDQWQKLLQIQQIQTDLMEELVHKPKRGPAPAPQS; encoded by the coding sequence ATGGCACCCGAGACCCGCCCAACGGTCCGCTGCCCGATCTGTCGCGAGCTCCACAATCCTCGGGACATGCTGCAGGGCGAGTTGGTCCGTCCCCCCATCGTCGAGCTGATCCGCAAGACCTGCCCCGAGTGGGGTCCGGAGCAGCCCATTTGCTTTTCCTGCATGAGCCGCTCGCGGACCGAGTACGTCGCGCGCGTTCTCGAGGAGCAGCGGGGAGACCTCTCGCGCCTCAATGTCGAGACCCTTCGGAGCTTGCGGGAGCAGGAGGCGCTCGCGATCGACGTCAACGAGCGGTTCGACAGCCAGCTGACCTACGGAGAGCGGCTGGCCGACAAAGTCGCCGAATTCGGCGGCAGCTGGCGCTTCATCATCGGCTTCGGCGCCGTGCTCGTCGCGTGGATCACGATCAACACCGTGGCGCTACTCCGGCACCCCTTCGACCCCTACCCCTACATCCTCCTCAATCTCGTGCTCTCGTGCCTGGCCGCGATCCAGGCGCCCGTCATTATGATGAGCCAGAACCGGCAGGAGGCGAAGGACCGTCTCCACGCCCAGCACGACTACCAGGTCAATCTCAAGGCCGAGCTCGAGATTCGCCAGCTCCACTGGAAGCTCGACCAGCTCCTGACCGACCAGTGGCAGAAGCTGCTCCAGATCCAGCAAATCCAGACCGACCTGATGGAGGAGCTGGTCCACAAGCCAAAGCGCGGTCCCGCCCCCGCGCCCCAGAGCTGA